Proteins from one Natrinema salinisoli genomic window:
- a CDS encoding RNA methyltransferase, protein MTVSVLVPSSISREAEDKREATRKLGYVARAATIFRADRLVVYPDREGETGQFDGGFVSTVLRYAATPPYLRNEAWGMRDELEYAGILPPLRAMSQTGSESTGSGSSRQGIVTEVGPEGRVRVNCGLQHPISLNVPPNMAVEEGERVTVRISSRRPVRAKLVDEPLPGLSIEQTDLRAALGREDAGVRIAASRFGEELTVGRLETLAGRVQRDGMTVAFGAPERGLPAILGIEASAVEASSDRDDAADDEVEPTADPGFDLWLNTVPDQGSEVVRTEEALFATLAPLSLRE, encoded by the coding sequence ATGACTGTCAGCGTACTCGTGCCGTCGTCGATCAGTCGGGAAGCCGAAGACAAACGCGAGGCAACCCGCAAGCTCGGATACGTCGCCCGCGCGGCGACGATCTTCCGGGCGGATCGCCTGGTCGTCTATCCCGATCGGGAGGGCGAAACCGGGCAGTTCGACGGCGGGTTCGTCAGCACCGTGTTGCGGTACGCCGCAACGCCCCCGTACCTCCGCAACGAGGCGTGGGGGATGCGAGACGAACTGGAGTACGCGGGCATCCTGCCGCCGCTCCGCGCCATGTCACAGACCGGCTCCGAATCTACCGGTTCGGGGTCGTCAAGACAAGGAATCGTGACCGAGGTCGGACCTGAAGGGCGCGTCCGGGTCAATTGCGGACTGCAACACCCGATCTCCCTCAACGTACCGCCGAACATGGCGGTCGAGGAGGGAGAGCGCGTGACCGTCAGGATCTCTTCGCGACGACCGGTCCGGGCGAAGCTCGTCGACGAACCCCTTCCGGGGCTTTCGATCGAGCAGACGGACCTGCGGGCAGCACTCGGCCGTGAGGACGCCGGCGTTCGCATCGCGGCCTCCCGATTCGGTGAAGAACTCACCGTCGGGCGGCTCGAGACGCTGGCCGGACGCGTCCAGCGCGACGGGATGACCGTCGCCTTCGGCGCGCCCGAGAGAGGGCTGCCGGCTATCCTCGGAATCGAGGCATCGGCCGTCGAAGCGTCGTCCGATCGGGACGACGCAGCCGATGACGAAGTCGAACCCACTGCCGATCCGGGGTTCGACCTCTGGCTGAATACGGTTCCGGATCAGGGAAGCGAGGTCGTTCGAACGGAGGAGGCTCTGTTCGCGACCCTCGCTCCCCTCTCACTGAGAGAGTGA